The Castor canadensis chromosome 13, mCasCan1.hap1v2, whole genome shotgun sequence genome has a window encoding:
- the LOC109689981 gene encoding interferon alpha-4-like: MALSFALLVALVVLSCRSACSLGCDLPETFGLGNKRALILLGQMRRISPFSCMKDRNDFGFPQEEFNCNQVQNAQAISVLHEMTQQIYNLFSTKASSAAWDNTLLHKFCTGLSQQLKDLEACLTQEVKEEEPPQMHEDSTLAVRNYFHRITLYLEEKKYSPCAWEVVRAEIMKAFS, encoded by the coding sequence ATGGCCTTGTCCTTTGCTTTACTAGTGGCCCTGGTGGTACTCAGCTGCAGATCAGCTTGTTCCCTGGGTTGTGACCTGCCTGAGACCTTTGGTCTGGGAAATAAGAGGGCCTTGATACTCCTGGGACAAATGAGGAGaatctctcctttctcctgcatgaaggacagaaatgactTTGGATTCCCCCAAGAGGAGTTCAATTGTAACCAGGTCCAGAACGCTCAAGCCATCTCTGTCCTCCATGAGATGACCCAGCAGATCTACAACCTCTTCAGCACAAAGGCCTCCTCTGCTGCTTGGGATAATACACTTTTACACAAATTCTGCACTGGCCTCTCTCAGCAGCTGAAAGACTTGGAAGCTTGTCTGACACAGGAGGTGAAGGAGGAAGAACCTCCTCAGATGCATGAGGACTCCACACTGGCTGTGAGGAATTACTTCCACAGGATCACTCTCTAcctggaagagaagaaatacagcCCTTGTGCCTGGGAGGTTGTCAGAGCAGAAATCATGAAAGCCTTCTCTTAG